One Apteryx mantelli isolate bAptMan1 chromosome 22, bAptMan1.hap1, whole genome shotgun sequence genomic region harbors:
- the DHRS11 gene encoding dehydrogenase/reductase SDR family member 11 isoform X1: MERWTGRVALVTGASVGIGAAVARALVQHGMKVVGCARSVDKIEKLAAECQSAGYPGTLIPYKCDLSNEEEILSMFSAIKTLHQGVDVCINNAGLARPEPLLSGKTEGWRTMIDVNVMAVSICTREAYQSMKERNIDDGHIININSMNGHSVVPQSVVHFYSATKYAVTALTEGLRQELREAKTHIRATCISPGLVETGFAFKLHDNDPERAAATYESIRCLKAEDMANAVIYVLSAPPHVQIGDIQMRPTEQIS, from the exons atGGAGCGCTGGACCGGGCGCGTCGCGCTGGTCACCGGCGCCTCGGTGGGCATCGGCGCGGCCGTGGCGCGGGCGCTGGTGCAGCACGGCATGAAGGTGGTGGGCTGCGCCCGCAGCGTGGACAAGATCGAG aAATTGGCAGCCGAATGCCAGAGCGCCGGTTATCCTGGGACCCTCATCCCGTACAAGTGCGACCTCTCCAACGAAGAGGAGATCCTGTCGATGTTCTCCGCCATCAAGACCCTTCATCAGGGGGTTGACGTGTGCATCAACAACGCGGGGCTGGCTCGCCCGGAGCCCCTGCTCTCGGGGAAGACGGAGGGCTGGCGGACGATGATAGAC gTCAACGTGATGGCTGTAAGCATCTGCACCCGAGAGGCCTATCAGTCCATGAAAGAGAGAAACATTGACGATGGGCATATTATTAACATTAACAG CATGAACGGCCACAGCGTCGTGCCGCAGTCGGTGGTGCATTTTTACAGTGCCACCAAGTACGCAGTTACAGCGCTCACGGAGGGGCTGAGGCAAGAACTCAGAGAAGCGAAGACTCATATACGAGCTACA TGCATATCTCCAGGACTGGTGGAAACAGGATTTGCTTTTAAACTTCATGATAATGACCCAGAGAGAGCTGCTGCCACCTATGAGAGCATTCGG TGTCTCAAAGCTGAAGATATGGCTAATGCTGTCATATACGTCCTCAGTGCCCCACCTCATGTACAG ATTGGAGATATTCAGATGAGGCCCACGGAGCAGATATCATAG
- the DHRS11 gene encoding dehydrogenase/reductase SDR family member 11 isoform X2 has translation MERWTGRVALVTGASVGIGAAVARALVQHGMKVVGCARSVDKIEKLAAECQSAGYPGTLIPYKCDLSNEEEILSMFSAIKTLHQGVDVCINNAGLARPEPLLSGKTEGWRTMIDVNVMAVSICTREAYQSMKERNIDDGHIININSMNGHSVVPQSVVHFYSATKYAVTALTEGLRQELREAKTHIRATCLKAEDMANAVIYVLSAPPHVQIGDIQMRPTEQIS, from the exons atGGAGCGCTGGACCGGGCGCGTCGCGCTGGTCACCGGCGCCTCGGTGGGCATCGGCGCGGCCGTGGCGCGGGCGCTGGTGCAGCACGGCATGAAGGTGGTGGGCTGCGCCCGCAGCGTGGACAAGATCGAG aAATTGGCAGCCGAATGCCAGAGCGCCGGTTATCCTGGGACCCTCATCCCGTACAAGTGCGACCTCTCCAACGAAGAGGAGATCCTGTCGATGTTCTCCGCCATCAAGACCCTTCATCAGGGGGTTGACGTGTGCATCAACAACGCGGGGCTGGCTCGCCCGGAGCCCCTGCTCTCGGGGAAGACGGAGGGCTGGCGGACGATGATAGAC gTCAACGTGATGGCTGTAAGCATCTGCACCCGAGAGGCCTATCAGTCCATGAAAGAGAGAAACATTGACGATGGGCATATTATTAACATTAACAG CATGAACGGCCACAGCGTCGTGCCGCAGTCGGTGGTGCATTTTTACAGTGCCACCAAGTACGCAGTTACAGCGCTCACGGAGGGGCTGAGGCAAGAACTCAGAGAAGCGAAGACTCATATACGAGCTACA TGTCTCAAAGCTGAAGATATGGCTAATGCTGTCATATACGTCCTCAGTGCCCCACCTCATGTACAG ATTGGAGATATTCAGATGAGGCCCACGGAGCAGATATCATAG